From the Natronoarchaeum philippinense genome, the window TCGACACGGTGCCCGGCTGGAACCCCGAGGAAAACGCGCCGATCAAGCAGTCGCTGGATCGCCAAAGCGACCGCGTGCGCGGGGATGTCGACGAGCGTCTCTACGAGATCATCGGCCAACTTTCCGATAAGGGCTTCTCGGCGGACATGTACTGGCGCGTGCAGGACTTCCAGAACAACGTCGGCGTCGTCCCGGTGTCGGCGATGACCGGTGAGGGCGTCCCCGACCTGCTGACGGTGATGATGGGCCTCTCCCAGCGCTACATGAAAGAGGAGATGGCCATCGACGTGGCCGGGCCGGGTGTCGGCACGGTCCTCGAAGTCAAAGAGGAGAAAGGCTTCGGGACAACCATCGACGTGGTGCTGTACGACGGCGTCGTCCGGGAAGACGACACGATCGTCGTCGGGAGCTCCGGCGAGCCGATCGTCACTGACGTGCGCGCGCTGTTGAAACCCCGACCGCTCGCGGAGATCCGCACCGAGAGCCGCTTCGAGAAGGTCGACCAACTCAAAGCGGCATCGGGCATCAAGATCGCCGCGCCGGAACTCGATCGCGCGATGGCGGGCGCACCCGTCCGCGTCGTCCGGGACCGCGAGATCGACGAGGTCGTCGCGGAAGTGCAAGACGAACTGGCCGACATCGCGGTCGACGCCGAAGAGCAGGGCCTCGTCGTCAAGGCCGACACGCTCGGCAGCCTCGAAGCGATGGCAAACGCCTTGGGCGAGGCCGAAATTCCCATCGTGCGCGCGGAAGTCGGCGACGTGGCGCCGCGGGACATCTCGGTCGCCGGTACCGCCGAGGACCCGATGCACGAGGCCATCCTCGCCTTCAACGTCGACGTACTCTCTGACGCCCGCCAGCAGGCCGAAGCCGACGACGTGCGGATCTTCCAGAGCGACGTTATCTACCGACTCATCGAGGAGTACGAGGAGTTCGTCGAGGAGCGCGAGCAGGCCCAACAGGAGGCCGTCTTGGAGAACATCACCCGTCCCAGCCGGTTCCAGATCCTCCCCGATCACACGTTCCGCCAGAACGACCCGGCGGTCGTCGGCGTCGAAATCCTCTCGGGCACGCTCCAGAACAACACGAACGTCGTCGCCTTCGACGGCAAGGAGCCCGAGCGCATCGGCCAGCTCAAGGGCATCCAAAAGGAGGGCGACGACGTGGACGAGGCCCGCAAGGGCGACCGCGTCAGCATCGCCATCGACGGCCCCACGGTGGGCCGCCAGATCGAGGAGGGCGACGAACTCTGGACCGAACTCCACGAGAAACACGCCAAGATCCTCGAACAGGAACTCGTCGACGACATCCCGCCGGACGAGCGCGACGCGCTCCAGATGTATCTGGACAAGCATCGGCGTCGTGACCCGTTCTGGGGGAAATAAACGACGAGTCGGACGTTGTTCTCGCGGCTGCTTTTCCACTCGGAGCGGCGCCACTCGACGGCGTCAGGACGCCGATGCTTGACGTACAATCGTAGCGCGATGCCGCCGCTCGGCGTCCAGACACCCCGACGCCATAGCTCGGCGTCAGTTATCGTCCGTGAAAATCGAATCTCCGATCCCTACCGCGCTGTCGGCGTCACGTCGTTCTGCACGGCCTGTTTGACCTGCAAGGCGGCGCTGGCGGCGAGTCCGCGGGCGACCTCGCTGCGGTCTTCGTCGTCGATCACGGACTCGGACTCGAGATCCTCGCTCTCGGGCGAGAAGCCGGCGCTGACGGGATGGCCGACCGGCGGCTGGACGGCGACGGTTGCGCGAGGGCCGCCGGCGGCCTGACTTACGTCGGCGTCGACGACGTACTCGTCGGGCAGGTACTCCCGGGTCCGGGCGGCGATCTGCGACACGTCCCGGCGGAGCGCGCGCTTTTGCTCGCCAGTGAGTTCGGGCAGGTCGGCGGCGGCGCGCTTGCCGGCCTGCGTGATGCCGGGAGACCCTGCGTACGGCGTATTTCCGTTCATGAACAGTTCTCACCCTCCGTAGGGAATCGCAGTGTAAAAAGATTCGGGCCACGACCGTTTCGGCCACGACCGTGCGACACGCTCGTCAGGCCGTCGCGTTCAGGCTCCGCGGTCGTCAGCGCTGTTCGTCGAGAATGAGTCGGGTCTTCGTGCTCACGACGTCTTCGAGTTCGCGGGCTCTAGTGATGAGTTCGTTGAGCGCCTGCGTGTCGGCGGCGTCGACGACCAGCACGACGTCTTCCTCGCCGCTGACCTGCCAGACGAAATCGACCAACTGCCACTCGGCCATCCGCTCGGAAACCGCCGTCGTGTCGACGTCGACGGCTACGCTGACTTCCAGCATCGCCTTGACGTTGCCCGTGCGCGTCGAGACGGTAAAGCGGTCGATGACGCCCTCGTCGGTCATTCGATCGACGCGGTTCCGCACCGTTCCCTCGGAGGTGCCGACCTGCTCGGCGATCTCGGTGTACGGCGTTCGGGCGTCACGCCGCAACACGTCGAGGATCTCTCGGTCGAGGTCGTCCATTGGATAGCCGTCGGTACGCGCGGGGGCTACTTACTCGTTACGAAATTCGTAACTTCGCTTCGAAAGCAAGCTTTATGCAGCGGAAGTACATACGCATATCGTAACGATGGAAGCCTACGTAGCGCTCGAGGGCGGCCACGTGGTCGAAGCACGCGGCCGTGTCTCCGGTAGCACACGCGGCGAGCTAGTTTTCACAACAGCGTATACGGGATACGAGGAGAGCCTCACCGACCCCTCCTACGAGGAGCAGGTCCTGACCTTTTCCTACCCGCTGATCGGCAACTACGGCGTCCGGGAAGAGCGCTTCGAGTCCGAGCGCGTCCACCCCAACGCCGTCGTCGCCCGCGAACTCACCGACGAGGTCGTCGAGTGGCTCGACGAGGAGGATACGCCCGCAGTTGACCACCTCGACACCCGCGACCTCGTGACCGACATCCGAGAGGGCGGCGCGATGAAGTGTGGTATCGCCGTCGGCGAGGACGTCACCGAGCAGGACGCGCTCGACGAACTCGACGCCTGTAAGGGCATGAGCGAGCACACCGAGATCGGCGAGCAGGTCAGCGTCGACGAGCACGAACACCACGAGGGCGACGGCGGCGTCGACGCCTCGGTCACGCTGATCGATTGTGGCGCGAAGGGCTCGATCGTCGACTCGCTCAACGCCCGCGGCGCTGATGTCGACGTGCTTCCCTACGACGCCACCGTCGAGGATGTCGAATCCTACGACACCGACGTGCTCTTCATCTCCAACGGCCCCGGCGACCCCGCCAACTTCGAGCCGACGATCGAGCTGGTCGACCACTACGTCGGCGAGGTTCCCCTCGCAGGCATCTGTCTCGGCCAGCAGATCGTCGCCGAGGCGCTGGGCGGCACGACCGCCAAGATGGACTTCGGTCACCGCGGCGTCAACCAGCCCGTCATGGACACCCGGACGAAGCAGGTCGTCATGACGACCCAGAACCACGGTTACACCGTCGACGAACCCGGCGAGAAGCTGAACGTCACGCAGTTCAACGTCAACGACGACACGCCCGAAGGCCTCGAAAACGACGAACTCGACATCATCACGCGCCAGTACCACCCCGAGGCCAACCCCGGCCCGAACGACTCGCTCGACTTCTTCGACGACGTGCTCGGCATGACCGATTCGAGCCAGACGGCCGTCCCGGCCGACGACTGAGCACGCGCTGGCTTCCGACCCTTTCGTCTCCGTTCTGCCCCTACATTCAACACCGGGTTCGTGGTAGGCCCACCTGCACTATGCCTGTCGGCAACCTCGGTCCCAGAGAGGTGGTAACGATCGGTCAGGACGCACCACTGCGAGAACTGACCGAAACCCTCGACTCGGCCGGCGTCGGCTCTGCGGTCGTCACCGAGGACGGCGCTCCGATCGGCATCGTCACCGACCGCGACGCCGCGCTTGCGATCCACGCGCACGACGACGTGGCGTCGGCCCCCGTCGAGGCAGTGATGACGGCAGACCCGGCGACGATCTCCGAGGACGCGGAAGTGATCGAGATCGCCCGGAGGATCGACGAGCACAACGTGCGCCGGTTCCCGGTCGTCGACGACAGCGGCGATCTGACCGGCATCGTGACGCTCGACGACCTCGTCTCGACGATCGGCGAACAACTCGACGACGTGGCCGATACGATCGAAGCGCAGTCTCCGGAGTACAGCCCCTGACCGACGGCACGACGCGGCGCCTAGATTTCACTCGGCGTCGCTCTCGACCGTTTCGCTCGCGTACTCGCGGATCGTAGCGTCGTCGACGGCGTCGAGCACGCGCTCGGCCCCGAGTTCCTCGACCAGTCGCTCGACGCCGCTGTCCGATCGCGCCTCGATCTCGGCGTCGGTCAGTCGCGTCTCGAACGCCCGGTCGATGTAGGTTTCCCGCAGCTCTTCGAGTCGGTCGTCGTCGAGACCGTGGTCGTCGCCGGCCTCGTTCTCGAACCACTCGCGCCAGCGGTCCCGATCGGCCCACTCGCCGGTGAACTCGGCGTCCTGCCGGAGCCAGTCGTACTCCGGCGCGACGCCCTCGGGATACCCCTGTGCGAGGCGGTGGTCTTCGAGCAGGCAGCGCGCGACGTGGGCGCCGTTGCCGGCGGCGACGACCGCCTGCGCGCTTCGATGTCCCGCCGGCGAGGCGACGTACAGTCCCTCGATCGGCGTCCGGCCGTCCTCGTCGGCGTAGTCGGGATCGAACTGTTCTTCGACCTCGCCGTGGTGCTCGTGCTCTTCGAACATCGTCGGCTCGTCGAGCCCCCGGAGGTACGAGCCGTCGTACCACGCCGCCGCGATCACGTACTCGGTCTCGACGCGGCGTCCTTCGTCGGTCTCGACGACGAACCGGTCACTCCCGGCGCGTTCGACGGACTCGACCAGTTCCGGGCGAAGCTCCCCGCCTACCTCCTCGACGTGGGTGTGCAACAGGCCCCGGAACGTCTCGATGTCGATGCCGCCGGGAAAGCCCGGGTAGTTTTCGAGGTACGCACACCGCGGCAGTGCCGCCTTCCCGCGGTCGAACACCACGGTATCGAGGCCGTACCGGGCGGCGAACACGCCGGCGCCACAGCCGGCCGGTCCGCCGCCGACGATCACGACCTCTCGTTTCGCGTCGATGTCGGCGTCGCCCCGGCTCATAGATTTCCGTTCACGATGTCGGCCACGCGCTCGCGGTCGAACAGTGTTTCGCCGCCGAACTCGTCGGGATAGAGATCCTGTGCGGCTCGCTCGGTCTGGAACAGGTTGATAATCGGGCCCTGATAGGTCATGCCGCCGTAGATGACGCGGTCGTTCTGGACCGCCCGCAACTCGCTCGCGGTGTCGTGATTACGCATGTGCGAGACGAAATCCTCGTGGAATTGCTCCTCGGTGACGCGGCCCTGCTGGCGAATGGCGATCACGTCCGGGTCGACTTCCAGCAGCGTCTCGTAGTCGATCGTCCCGCGGCTCGCGTGAAAGTCGGCAACCTCGCTTTCGGCCAGCGCGCGCTCGACGTTCAGGTCGTTCCAGTGCTTGGACTGGGTGCCCTCGTTGATAACGTAGGGGTAGAACGCCTCCGGTGGGACCGACTTCGGGAACAGCACCGCGACGCTCGGCGTCTCGTCGGGAAGCCGCGGCTGGATCGTCGAGAGAAACTCGTCGTGTAGCTGTGCGAACGCCTCGTAGCGCTCCTGTTCTTGGAACACTTCCGCGACCTTCTCGAAGGCTTCGTACAGCGTGTATCGCTGGTAGTCGTGCCACGGGTAGCTCCCCGAGAAGATCGTGTTGCCGAAAAACGGTCCGACGCCGGATTCGATCTCGTCCACGTCGCTCTGGGACCACTGCAGCCGGTTGATCATGAAGTTCGGATCGATCAGGTGCACGTCGGCTTCGATCTGGTAGAACACTTCCTGATCGGTGCCGTCCTGCCAGAGCTGGGTAAGCTCGCTCTTGTCGACCGAGACACCGGGGAGCTCGTCGTAGTGGTGCGAGCCGAACCGCTGTCGGATGCCGATCGCGGCGAGGCCGTCGGCCTGTCCGAGGGCGACGCCCATGTCAGCGTAATCGCCAGTGTAAGGGAACCACGTCTCCGGCACCTCTTCGAACTCGACGGTGCCGACCGGTTCGATCGTCGCCGAGTACGTGCCGTCCGTATCGCCGTCAGTCGTACCGCCGTAGGTCGTACAGCCAGCCATCCCGCCGACTGCGGCGGCCGCGGCGGTCGTCAGTACGTTTCGTCTCGTCGTAGCGGGGCACTTATCCATGCTTTTAGGTCAACCTAAAAATTTAAAACAGTTCCGATGTCCCCGTCTTGCTGGACGAAAAAGTGCCCGTACAGGATCTGTGGCGACAGCTAACGCCTGTTCTCCGAGGGCGAACAGCGCCGGACCGCAGTCTTCGGCTTAGAGGTCGCCGTCGACGATCTCGGCGACCCGCTCGGCGTCGAACAGCGACGCTTCGACGCCGTAGACCTGCTCGGCGGCGCGCTCGGTCACCACGAGGTTCGTGATCGGACCCTGATACAGCGGCCCGCCGCGGTAGACATCGCCGTTCTGGACGGCGGTCAGTTTCTGGGCGGTGTCGTCGCTCTCCATCTGGGCGACGAGCCCGTTTTGGAACTCCTCACGCGTCTGGTTCTCGTGACCGCGGAACAAGAGTACGTCCGGGTCGATCTCCAGCAGCGTTTCGTAGTCGACGCTCCCGCGGTTGTCGTGGAAGTCGCGGACGCTGGTTTCGTCGAAGGCGTCGCGCACGCCCAGATCTCGCCACTGCTTGAAGCTCGTCCCCTCGCCGATCAGGTACGGCGAGAACGACGTGGCGTCGGCTGCGCCCGCCCACATGATCGCCACGGACGGTCGCTCGCTCTCGCTGGGCACGATTTCCTCGACGTTGGACTGGAACTGCTCGTGGAGGTCGACGAAGGCGTCGTAGCGCTCTTGCTGTTGGAACAGCTCGGCGAGCTTGCCGAACGCCTCGTACAGCGACAGGTAGGGGTAGTCCTCGTGCCAGTCGTAGCCCGTCGAGAAGATGCTGTTGCCGAAGAAGGGTCCGGACTGGTTTGCAACGCGGTCGATCTTCTCCTGTGACCAGCCCTTGAACCGGTTCATCAGGAAGTTGGGGTCGATGACGTTCACGTCGGCCTTAGGGTCGTAGAACTGCTCTTCGCTGACGCCGTCCTGATACAGCGCCGTCATGTCGCTCTTGTCGACGCTCACGCCGGGGATCTCGTCGTAGTACTGCGTGTGGTACCGTGAGGGCAGCCAGACGCCTTCCGGCGGCTGCTGGCCGAGCGCGATTCCCATGTCCGCCCAGCTTCCGTTGTTCGCGTACCACGTCTCTGGCACCTCGTCGAACTCGACAGTGCCGACTGGTTCCATCGTCACGGAGTACGCGCCCTCCGTATCGTCGTTCGAGTCGCCGTAGGTCGTACAGCCGGCCACTGCCCCAGCACCGGCGACGGCGCCCATCGTCTTGAGTACGTTTCGTCGGTTCGCAGTGAACGAGTCGGTCATCGTCTTTTAGGCGATCCTAAAATAATAAAAGGGTTCTGTTATTTTGGTCGGCCTAAAAACTAGACGAAAGAAACCGGATTACCGGTGACCGTCCGGCAGCGCCCGGTGGGGGAGAACCTGTAGCTCGGGCTCGTGTTCGACGGTCGCCTCGACGCCGAAGACGTCCGCGAGCAGTTGCTCGGTCACGACGTCTTCGGGCGGCCCCCAGTCGTACAGTTCGCCGTCGCACATCGCCACGAGATAGTCGGCGAACCGGGCGGCTTGGGCGATGTCGTGGAGCACGACCGCCACGGTAACGTCCTTGCGCTCGTTGAGCTGGCGAACGGTTTCGAGCACCCGAAACTGGTGATACAGGTCCAGAAACGTCGTCGGCTCGTCGAGCAACAGCACGTCGGTGTCCTGTGCGAGCACCATCGCAATCCACGCGAGTTGCTTCTGGCCGCCGCTCAACTGCCCGAGTTCGGCGTCGCGCAGGTGTTCGACCCCCGCCAGATCGAGCGCTCGCTCGACGGCCTCGCGGTCATCCTCGGTGACGCTGTCGAAAAAGCCCCGGTGGGGATAGCGCCCGTGGTAGGTCAGATCCTCGACGGTGATGCTGTCGAGCGAGTCGTTCTCTTGGGAAAGCACGCCCAGCTCTCGGGCCAGTTCCTTCTTGTCGAACGAGTCGAGGTCTTGGCCGCGGATGCGGACTACGCCCTCGTCGGGGTCGAGCCGGTCCGACAGCGCCTTCAACAGCGTGCTCTTGCCGCTCCCGTTCGGGCCGACCAGCGCCGTCACCTCGCCCTCGGGAATGTCGAGGCGCGCGCAGTCGACGACGGTGCCGTCGCTGGTCGGATAGCTCAACTCCAGATCGTCCCCGACGAGCGCGCTGTCGACGACGGTGCCGTCGCCGTCGGTGATGCGATCGTCGGCCTCGTCGACGTTTGCGCGTCCCATCAGAGCTCACCCATGGATTGCTGTTTCCGCATCAGATACAGGAAGTAGGGGCCGCCGATCAGCCCCGTGACGACGCCGACGGGCATCTGCGTCGGCGCCAGCGCGAGGCGCGCGCCCACGTCCGCGGCGACCATCAGCGCCGGGCCGGCGAACACGCACCCGACCATCAGCTGTCGGTAGTCGCTGCCGACGACGTTGCGGACGATGTGGGGCACGACCAGCCCGAAGAAGCCGACGATGCCGGCCACCGAGATGGCGGCGCTGGCCGCGAGGATGGCGATCCCCGAGAGGAAAAACCGAACGCGCTCGACGCGCATTCCCAGCGACTGGGCGGTCTGCTCGCCCAGCAACAGCACGTTCAACTGCCGGGCGCCGGCCAGCGCGACGACGATCGCAAACGCCGTCGGCAGGAGCGCGATCCGGACCTGTTCCCAACCGGTGCCCGTGAGCGACCCCGTCGTCCACGCGATCGCGGTCTGGACGACGCCCAGATCGTTGGCGAAAAACATCAGCGCGCGCTGGAGCGACTGAAACACCATGTTGACGATCACGCCCGCGAGCACGAGCCGAACCGGGCTCGTCCCGCCTTTCCACGCGATGGCGTAGACGAGCAGGAACGCCGCCGCGCCGCCGATCGCCGCGAAGAACGGCAGGAAAGGGGCCAGCCCGCTGAACACCACGAGCGTCAGCAACACCGCGAAGCCGGCGCCCGAACTCACGCCGAGGATGAAGGGGCTGGCCAGCTCGTTGCGCGTCACCGCCTGAAAGATCGCCCCAGAGACCGCCAGCGCGGCGCCGGCGATAATCCCGACGAACACGCGGGGCAGCCGAATGTTCCAGACGACGACGCTCTCGGTGCTCATCTGGGGTAGTTCGCCGCCGAGCAAGAAGGCGTTCCACGCGTTCAGGTTGAACACGACTCGCGGATCGAACACCGCGGACCACGCCTGCAGTGCCGTCATCGTGTACGTCCCGAACGTGACCTGCACGAGCCCCGCGAGCACCGTGATCGCGGTACACGCGAAGCAAAACACCGCCAGCGTCGGTGTGAACCAGCGCTGGTGTCGGCCGGGAGTAGAGTGAGATGTAGTCGTCTGTGATTCGCCCATCTTAGTTTAGGTATCCCTAAACGGATGGATAGATGTTGCGATTCAGATTCACCTTGGACTACGACTCCGACGCTTCACCGTCACCTTCGCCGGCCGGACGCTAGACGAGGTCGTCACACCGCTCCCGCAGTCGGCGTCGCCGCGGACGCGCGCCGCCTCAGGTTTGGCCAGTGACGATATCGGCGACGCGGCCGCGGTCGAACAGCGGCCCGTCGAAGGCGTCCGGATAGATCGCGTGGACGGCACGTTCGGTCGCAAACAGGTTGGTGATCGGCCCTTGGTGGCTCGGCCCGCCCCGAAACACTCGGCCGTCTTGGACGGCAGTGATCGTCTGGCCGGCCTCGTGGGATCGCATCGTGTCGAGGACGCGCTCGACGAACTCTTCGCGGGAGTACCGCTCCGTCCCCCGGACGAGAAGCACGTCGGGATCGATGCGCTCGATCGTCCGGTAGCCGATCGTGCCGTCGTCGCCGGTCGGTAGCTCGTCGGCCCCTACGTCGGCGAGCGCGTCGCCGACGCCGAGGTCGCGCCACTGTTTCGTGCTCGTCCCGCGGTCGGCGATCCGCAACGGCGCAAACGTGTCTTTCCCCACTGGGCGCACGAGCAAGGCGTCCGGGCGGTCGCTGGCCGACGGCATCTCGGCCTGCAGTTCGGCGAGCCACTCGTCGTGCAACGCGGCGAACGCCTCGTAGCGCTCTTGCTGTTGGAACACCACCGCGACCTTCTCGAAGGCTTCGTACAGCGTGTAGTACCGGTAGCCGTGCCAGCTCTGATTTCGGCTGTCGATCGCGTTTCCGACGAACGGTCCGACCTCGGCGTCAATCTCCTGAGCGGCCGCGGCGTTGAACTCGAACGTCGACTCGTAGACGAGTCGGTTCGGGTCCATCAGATGTACGTCGGCGTCGATATCGCGGAACGATCCTTGGTCGATCTGACCCGCTTTCCCGTCGAGGGCCGCCGGGCGGTCCTCGAAGCCGACGCCGGGCAGTTCCTCGTACACGTCGGTCCGGTATCGCTGGCGGTCTCCGACGGCCGCGAGTCCGTCGGCGACGCCCAGCGCGACGCCCATGTCGGCGTATCCCGGCGAATAGGCGAGCCACTGCTCGGGAACGGCGTCGAACTCGACGGTACCGACCGGTTCCATCGACACCGCGTAGGCGGCCGAACGATCGGTTTCCGTGTCCTTGGGTGGCCGCGAGCGCTGGATCGAACTGGTCCCGCTGGCTACCGCGCCAGCGACGGAGACGACGGCACTCGCGCGCAGGAGGTCCCGCCGGCTCAGACCCTGCTCGTTCGTCACGGCGTCACCACCCCCGGTAGACCCGCCGGGACGACGGAAGCGCGACGCCGACACCTCGTCTGCTCGGCGTGCGATCGACGGTCCGATGGTGGATAGGGCACATACCGTCGTGACTCGCCGGCCAGTTTATAGGCTCTCTGGATCCATATCCGTTCGATTACACAGTATTACTCTCCGATTTGAATATTTTACTCACGTATAGTTGCCCGTACGTCACGACCGACAAAGAGCGCCGTCGGATCGAAGCCGCAAACGGGACTGGTGTATCGATGGCCGCCGGTTCGTGCCGGATCGCGGCCCTACTGTTCGCTGGTATCGCTCTGGTCGCCACCGGTCCCCGAGCCGCTCTGGTCACCGCCGGTTTCCGCGTCGCTCTCGTTTGCCCCGCCGTCTGTACTACTCTCGTTGGCGCCGGAACTCGCTTCGCTGTTCTCCGGATCGATCTCCTCGACGTCGACGTCCGCGCCGTTGACGCCGCTACCGGAGACGACGGGTCGGAGGTTGTAGCCGCCGTTGCCTTTCTTGACGACGTGGATGTCGAACACGAACTCGACGGACTCGTCGGACTGCACCTCGAACTCGTGGACGATCTGTAGCTTTCCGCTGGGCAGTTTCACGTCGACCTGCTCGCCGTCGACGATTCCCTCGATGTCGGCCGCGTGGAGTTCGACCTTGGAGTAGGTGCCGGTCTCCAGTTCGCCTTCGAATACCGACACCGCTTTGTCGCCGACGACCTGCGTCAGGTCGACGGTTTCGCCCTCCAGATCGAGCCAGAAGAACGCGCGGTCGCCGCCGCCGCTCTCGGGTGCGTTGCCCTCCGCGTCGGCGCCGTCGCCGCCGTCGTCCTCCGACCCACCGCTTTCCGTTTCGCTCCCGTTTGCCGCCTCGGCATCCGACGTGTTCGTCGCATCGTCGCTATCGTTCTCGCCCGCTTCGTCGCCACTCTCGTCGCTGCTTCCGTCTTCGGAGCCTTTGAACACGCGCGCTCTATCGAGTGTCACCTCGAGCGAGTCGAAGTCGCCGATGTCGGCGGGAAGGTCCGTCACGAGCAACTGGAACGCACCGGTCTCGTTGCCATCGTCTGCGTTCCCGGTCATGCCGGTACAACCGGCCACCAGCGTGGCGCCCGCTGCGCCGCCGGCCGCCAGCACCGCACGGCGCGGGAGGCTGTGCTCGTCGGAGCGTCCGTCGGCGTCAGATCGGTGTCGTGTCATCAGCCACGTCCAGTGGTCGATCGGTCTAATAGCTGCCAGTTCGTCAATCCGGATTACCGACAGTTCAACGCCGTTCATTCGGTTTTGGTCCCGGATTCAACGGGATTTACGTCGGTGTATCGGCCGGCTGGGGCTGAGCTGGGAAACAGCGATGTAACTGGGTCGGTTGCTCGGTGACACCCCGCGGGCGCACCCGAGCACTACCCGGACTGGCTCGTGTTCCGGAACGTGTGGCTGCCGGATCGGCCAGCGCTCAACTCGACCAAGGGTCGGTAAGTTGCAGCTCGTACCGAGCAACTTCTCCGACACGTCCCGGGGCAGACGGGTGGAGTTCGACGTCTTGATCGTGGCGGACAGAGATCGAACCTGACGGTCCCGTCCGCGCAATCAGCACGTCATCGCCGTCGTAGAGGTCCGCGCTCGCACTCACCGTGGTTTTCCCGTTCGTGTTGTTCGTGACCGTCACGT encodes:
- the carA gene encoding glutamine-hydrolyzing carbamoyl-phosphate synthase small subunit yields the protein MEAYVALEGGHVVEARGRVSGSTRGELVFTTAYTGYEESLTDPSYEEQVLTFSYPLIGNYGVREERFESERVHPNAVVARELTDEVVEWLDEEDTPAVDHLDTRDLVTDIREGGAMKCGIAVGEDVTEQDALDELDACKGMSEHTEIGEQVSVDEHEHHEGDGGVDASVTLIDCGAKGSIVDSLNARGADVDVLPYDATVEDVESYDTDVLFISNGPGDPANFEPTIELVDHYVGEVPLAGICLGQQIVAEALGGTTAKMDFGHRGVNQPVMDTRTKQVVMTTQNHGYTVDEPGEKLNVTQFNVNDDTPEGLENDELDIITRQYHPEANPGPNDSLDFFDDVLGMTDSSQTAVPADD
- a CDS encoding CBS domain-containing protein, with product MPVGNLGPREVVTIGQDAPLRELTETLDSAGVGSAVVTEDGAPIGIVTDRDAALAIHAHDDVASAPVEAVMTADPATISEDAEVIEIARRIDEHNVRRFPVVDDSGDLTGIVTLDDLVSTIGEQLDDVADTIEAQSPEYSP
- a CDS encoding DUF5811 family protein, encoding MNGNTPYAGSPGITQAGKRAAADLPELTGEQKRALRRDVSQIAARTREYLPDEYVVDADVSQAAGGPRATVAVQPPVGHPVSAGFSPESEDLESESVIDDEDRSEVARGLAASAALQVKQAVQNDVTPTAR
- a CDS encoding ABC transporter ATP-binding protein — its product is MGRANVDEADDRITDGDGTVVDSALVGDDLELSYPTSDGTVVDCARLDIPEGEVTALVGPNGSGKSTLLKALSDRLDPDEGVVRIRGQDLDSFDKKELARELGVLSQENDSLDSITVEDLTYHGRYPHRGFFDSVTEDDREAVERALDLAGVEHLRDAELGQLSGGQKQLAWIAMVLAQDTDVLLLDEPTTFLDLYHQFRVLETVRQLNERKDVTVAVVLHDIAQAARFADYLVAMCDGELYDWGPPEDVVTEQLLADVFGVEATVEHEPELQVLPHRALPDGHR
- the infB gene encoding translation initiation factor IF-2, translating into MSDTEPPESTAASLRTPIVAVLGHVDHGKTSLLDKVRGSAVIEGEAGAITQHIGATAVPLDVISQIAGGLVDPDDFDLPGLLFIDTPGHHSFTTLRSRGGALADIAILVVDVNDGFQPQTEEAIEILAQSQTPFIVAANKVDTVPGWNPEENAPIKQSLDRQSDRVRGDVDERLYEIIGQLSDKGFSADMYWRVQDFQNNVGVVPVSAMTGEGVPDLLTVMMGLSQRYMKEEMAIDVAGPGVGTVLEVKEEKGFGTTIDVVLYDGVVREDDTIVVGSSGEPIVTDVRALLKPRPLAEIRTESRFEKVDQLKAASGIKIAAPELDRAMAGAPVRVVRDREIDEVVAEVQDELADIAVDAEEQGLVVKADTLGSLEAMANALGEAEIPIVRAEVGDVAPRDISVAGTAEDPMHEAILAFNVDVLSDARQQAEADDVRIFQSDVIYRLIEEYEEFVEEREQAQQEAVLENITRPSRFQILPDHTFRQNDPAVVGVEILSGTLQNNTNVVAFDGKEPERIGQLKGIQKEGDDVDEARKGDRVSIAIDGPTVGRQIEEGDELWTELHEKHAKILEQELVDDIPPDERDALQMYLDKHRRRDPFWGK
- a CDS encoding ABC transporter substrate-binding protein gives rise to the protein MDKCPATTRRNVLTTAAAAAVGGMAGCTTYGGTTDGDTDGTYSATIEPVGTVEFEEVPETWFPYTGDYADMGVALGQADGLAAIGIRQRFGSHHYDELPGVSVDKSELTQLWQDGTDQEVFYQIEADVHLIDPNFMINRLQWSQSDVDEIESGVGPFFGNTIFSGSYPWHDYQRYTLYEAFEKVAEVFQEQERYEAFAQLHDEFLSTIQPRLPDETPSVAVLFPKSVPPEAFYPYVINEGTQSKHWNDLNVERALAESEVADFHASRGTIDYETLLEVDPDVIAIRQQGRVTEEQFHEDFVSHMRNHDTASELRAVQNDRVIYGGMTYQGPIINLFQTERAAQDLYPDEFGGETLFDRERVADIVNGNL
- a CDS encoding Lrp/AsnC family transcriptional regulator, producing MDDLDREILDVLRRDARTPYTEIAEQVGTSEGTVRNRVDRMTDEGVIDRFTVSTRTGNVKAMLEVSVAVDVDTTAVSERMAEWQLVDFVWQVSGEEDVVLVVDAADTQALNELITRARELEDVVSTKTRLILDEQR
- a CDS encoding FAD-dependent oxidoreductase, coding for MSRGDADIDAKREVVIVGGGPAGCGAGVFAARYGLDTVVFDRGKAALPRCAYLENYPGFPGGIDIETFRGLLHTHVEEVGGELRPELVESVERAGSDRFVVETDEGRRVETEYVIAAAWYDGSYLRGLDEPTMFEEHEHHGEVEEQFDPDYADEDGRTPIEGLYVASPAGHRSAQAVVAAGNGAHVARCLLEDHRLAQGYPEGVAPEYDWLRQDAEFTGEWADRDRWREWFENEAGDDHGLDDDRLEELRETYIDRAFETRLTDAEIEARSDSGVERLVEELGAERVLDAVDDATIREYASETVESDAE
- a CDS encoding ABC transporter substrate-binding protein; protein product: MTDSFTANRRNVLKTMGAVAGAGAVAGCTTYGDSNDDTEGAYSVTMEPVGTVEFDEVPETWYANNGSWADMGIALGQQPPEGVWLPSRYHTQYYDEIPGVSVDKSDMTALYQDGVSEEQFYDPKADVNVIDPNFLMNRFKGWSQEKIDRVANQSGPFFGNSIFSTGYDWHEDYPYLSLYEAFGKLAELFQQQERYDAFVDLHEQFQSNVEEIVPSESERPSVAIMWAGAADATSFSPYLIGEGTSFKQWRDLGVRDAFDETSVRDFHDNRGSVDYETLLEIDPDVLLFRGHENQTREEFQNGLVAQMESDDTAQKLTAVQNGDVYRGGPLYQGPITNLVVTERAAEQVYGVEASLFDAERVAEIVDGDL